One Nicotiana tomentosiformis chromosome 4, ASM39032v3, whole genome shotgun sequence genomic window carries:
- the LOC138910036 gene encoding uncharacterized protein encodes MIFGGNKVNSITFPTAKKTKVSVTHRKRLRNVAEDDITFTEEDADGLLLTYNDALVISFDVLYFKIKRILVDQESLANIIQWRVLEQEKLTKNTIPVTKLLVGFNMTSVTTRGEILLPTNSGGVTNTTLFEVVDGDMGYNVILRRLWIYEMKVVPSTYHQLLKFPTPKGIKQIREDQPVAKEMNAVSISSRKGKDPSK; translated from the coding sequence atgatttttggagGGAATAAAGTTAATAGTATAACTTTTCCGACAGCCAAGAAGACAAAAGTATCAGTGACTCACAGGAAGAGACTCCGGAATGTCGCCGAAGATGATATCACCTTTACTGAGGAAGATGCTGACGGACTTCTTCTCACATATAACGACGCCCTGGTAATCTCCTTTGATGTCTTATATTTCAAAATTAAGCGTATTTTGGTTGACCAAGAAAGCTTAGCCAatatcattcaatggagagtgctggaaCAAGAAAAGTTAACCAAAAACACCATTCCGGTGACAAAGCTCTTAGTTGGGTTCAACATGACAAGTGTGACAACCAGAGGAGAGATCCTGTTGCCCACAAACTCCGGAGGGGTAACCAATACCACCTTATTCGAAGTGGTGGATGGCGACATGGGATATAACGTAATCCTCAGAAGGCTGTGGATATacgagatgaaggttgtgccctcaacatatcatcaactatTGAAATTCCCAACCCCGAAGGGAATCAAGCAAATAAGAGAAGATCAACCGGTAGCAAAAGAGATGAATGCAGTGTCAATTTCCAGTAGAAAGGGGAAGGATCCCAGCAAATAG